The stretch of DNA GCGTTGTGAGGGGGGTAGGTCGCCACGAGTCGCCGCAGCGCCTTAAGAACATTGATTGTATGTGTCTGCTACTACTTAGTTAATGGCGCTAGTCTTCATAGTAGAAAGACACAAATAATGACATTGTACTCAACAGTGAAAAACTTTGTAGAGTAATATTATTAACAATGCTAACACATTACACCTTTTGGGCACATGATTCAACACATTAACAATGCTAACACATTAACAATgctaaagaaataaaaaatcaGAAAGAATCAAAACAGTGGTTCCATCTTTTGATTACTAGAATGATTACTAGAatagatatatatatgtatatatcctatgtCTTCCTCTTCCATCTTTTGACTGAGCTGCAAAGTAACCCATTGTCTAAATCACAGGGTATTCTTTAGGTATGCTGCAAAACCTGAATGTCATTAGGTTGCGTTCAGTAATTTCCTGTATCCATCCAGTAAGAGCTATAGATTTGAACACAATCTGTGTCATGGGAAAGAAAACGACCCGCCGAACTGCgagttggcagcttgtgatggAGGTTTGATCGCAATCCAGAGCAATGAGATGGTGATGGAAACGAGTCCAGACCAGACATACACAATAGTGGGTGTCCTTCCTCTCCTGCCCATGAGCCCCTTTGCAAATGGATATAAATGAGCAAGCACCCAGAAGCTGAAAAAcactccaccaagaagcttgctccattgtggaATTGTGCTGTAAATCGTTCGGCTGAAGCCAACAGCAATAGCAACAAGGTTGATCATGATGATGGTGAGGGGTGGTATCATTAATGATGTCCATTTCACTATGTAGAGTTCTGCAAATTCATCCTCTACATCATCACCCACTTGCTTTGAAGTGAGTGTAAATGAGATTTCAATCCCTGCAATCACTTTCAGGAGACCTTGCAGCACAGCAGCCAGGTGCGCACTAGTTCCACCAATGAGCCAGAATTGTTCGTTTCGCCACCACTCCTCAAGTGCAATGCCAGACCACTTGATTTCCAACAtggccaggaggcaaagagtgATGGTGATGATAAGTAGGTATGTCAGGAAGGTGACATTGAGTGTTTGCACAATGAACTGTCCTGAGAAGAGGGAGAGTgctggaaggaagcagtaaacAATGAGGAAGATGGATGTGAAGGGATATATACCAACATTGAGGTACGCAATCCTTTGAAGAACCTGTGGACACAGAAAATTGGTCATTCTTTTGGATTAAGAATCAACATTACATTAGTAAGGGATAGTAATGCTTGAGGGGCATCTAGTGCAAACCTTCATCTTGGAGCTGGCGAACAATGCATTGTTACGGGAGAAGAAGATTTCAACAGAACCAGTGGCCCATCGAAGCACCTGATGAAGGCGGTCAGTAAGGTTGATAGGGGCAGTGCCACGGAAGGCATCACGCTGTGTGACACAGTAAACCGACTTCCATCCACGATTATGCATGCGGTACCCTGTCACAACATCCTCAGTGACAGACCCATAGATCCACCCCACCCTTATACCCCATTCTGTCTTCTCCTCGTACCAACATGAGATCACACTGATTGCTTCTGCTACGATGGATGCATCTAGCACATCACGAAGGATCGTTAGAGCACCAGGTGGACGCCCATTCTTGACAGATGGATGGTCAGCCAAGGGTCTTCCCTGGAATTCCGCTACTGGAATGGAGTCAATCAGAAAGCTTGAATTTCCAAACTTCTTGGGGAACGTTGCGAGGTTCATGCTATCACCATCAAAATCACCCATGCGAAGAGCCATTGTTTCCTCAGGGTTAGCATTGGAAGCTGATGCCTTCCGGCGGCGTGGGAGACAGCAACTGCAGAATCGTGGGCTGTGATCCTTGGAACGAGGTGGGTCAAAGCCATAAAGGGCAATTCGACGGAAGAGGCATCCAGTACCAACGTACACTGGTCCTTGCAGACCATCAAGTGCACGCATGTTGATATCAAAGAACACTGTATTGTGGTTGGCATAACGATCAGAAGGGTCAATACCTTCAAACCGCTGAGGGAACTGCACATAGCAGAGGCGGTCACCACCACGGTCCATCATGAAGCACATCCCCTCCCTTAAGGCCTTTGAGTTGTAGACATAGTGATCACAGTCCAGATTAAGAATGAATGGACCATTGGACATGATTGCTGATGCACGGACCAGTGCATTCATAGCACCTGCTTTCTTATTGTGATCATATCCTGGGCGCTTCTCTCTTGATACATACACCAGCATTGGAAGCCTGGTATCCACTCCTGCGAAGTCAAGAGGTGACTTTTCATTGATGTTCCCATACATCGGCATGTCACTTGGTGGTTTCAGCATAACCTGAGGTACAGAAGAATGCATATGTTAGTATAGTTCTAGACCAGATGGAGGTGATACATGATTGTGATGGAAGCAGCACCTGTATGATTCCTGCGTGATCTCCTCGGGCATGATCCTGTGAGGGTTGGAGCCATGTACCAGGCCAGTGAGTGCCATCAGCCATCCATGTTGCCTTGGGAATCTTCACAGGCTCAAATGGTTCATCACCTCCAGCCTTCATCTTTTCCCTCTGAAGGTTCATTGCCTGGATCTCTTCACGGGCATGGTACGCATCAGAGCGACGGCGGATGGCATCTGGCAGGCCATTAACACGGACCTTGAACTCATCATATTCACGCTTGATCCGCCTTCTGTCCTTGACAAAGTTCGGCTTCACCTTGTTCTTGAAGGGATCTCTCTTCAGGTTGAAATAGCTGTCAGGGTTCCTGGGTTCTATGTCATGCTTCCTGCAGAATGGCACCCAGAGATTGGCAAAGCTCGCTGCTTCAGCCATCGCTTCGAAGGTGAGTAATGCCCCTCCGTCATCTGACACGTAACATGCAAGCTTTTCAACAGGGTAGTCAGCTGCGAGGATGGAGAGAATTGTGTTTGCAGTGACCAAGACTGGCTCCTTCTCTGGATCAGCAGTTGACACAAAGATGTCGATTCCAGGGAGATCGGATTTGCCTGTTGGATTGTTAGGTGTGGGCATCTCAAATTTCTCCTTCAGCACAGAGAGGTCTGTTGCGCGGCTGATAGGGCACAGCTTTGGAAGCTGGTCCAGTACCCATGAGAAGGCAAACCAGAGCTCACAGACAATTGACATTCCCCAGAGCCAAATGGCGTCCTGGTTTTGGTGCTTGATACGCCACATGAGGAAGAAGGCCAGGGCGACCAATCGGATTAAGACGAGGAGCCTGCATGCGAGGAACAGTGTGAACAGCAAGACAAAGAAGACCGGTGCAACATAGTGGCAATGTAGCAGCAGAGACCATCGTCATGTTTTTAAGTGCAGCAATATAATTCAATACTAGTACAGTACAATGTTAGACTTTTTTGGTATTTTATCCCTCAACATTATTTTAGCATAAATGTATAATCATAGGTATATAGTAGAAATAATAGGCTTTGTTCGGGAGCGCAACTAGAGTGCAAATAAATGTAGTGACCTTGTATCCTGTAAATTAAATTCTGTCCAGTTGCATGCAAAATGCCCCGGCTATTCTCATTattgttctattttttgttaGAAATGCATTGTTAACTGTGGATATGTATACAAGATATGTTATTTCAGGTAAACAAAACTGTTGCCATTTGTTATAGTAAGATAAGAATGCAAGAGATGAATGATAACGATGATCACCTGTAAGGACTGATGACGGCAGCTGGAACCCTGAGTTTGCGGGTGAGCGGGCGCCATGGTTTGGTCAAGAGCTCCTTGGGGTGCCCAGGTCCAGGTggggcgccgccgtcggcgtcaTCGTCGGCGCCGTCCTGGTGCCAGATGGCGTTGCCGTAGCCATAGGTGCCCTTGGTTTCGAAGAGCCAGCGGTTGTGGTCGAACTCGTCGGACTGGTTGGCGTTGGTCTGCTTGACCAGCGACAGGCGCCTCTCCATCTTGTGGCCGTTGGCGCCGGCGGGCCCTCGGGGCAGCGAGAGCGCCCTGGTGACCTCGgccccgccggcgaggtccTCCCACTCGGTGTTCTTGTAGGGCTCCTTGCAGCCCGggcaggcggcgccgccggccttgaCGGCGTCCGTGAAGCAGTCGACGCAGATCCTGAAGTCGCACTCGCAGGGGAGCACGACGTCGCCGCGGGCGTCGCGCATGGCCCTGGCGTCGCAGCCCTCGACCATGCAGGCGCCGGCGCCCTtgttggcgccgccgcggcggccatccTGCTTGTCCATGACGTGCGCGCGGGTGACGCTGTTGAAGCCGCCGGTGAAGAGCGAGCCGGAAACGTAGCGCTCCtcggccctggcggcggcggcggcgccgccgtcctcgtcctccATGGGCTGGTTGTCG from Panicum virgatum strain AP13 chromosome 9K, P.virgatum_v5, whole genome shotgun sequence encodes:
- the LOC120651521 gene encoding cellulose synthase-like protein D1, translated to MASKGILKNSGSSRMPAQGGAGKPPAAPAAAPTVVFGRRTDSGRFISYSRDDLDSEISSVDFQDYHVHIPMTPDNQPMEDEDGGAAAAARAEERYVSGSLFTGGFNSVTRAHVMDKQDGRRGGANKGAGACMVEGCDARAMRDARGDVVLPCECDFRICVDCFTDAVKAGGAACPGCKEPYKNTEWEDLAGGAEVTRALSLPRGPAGANGHKMERRLSLVKQTNANQSDEFDHNRWLFETKGTYGYGNAIWHQDGADDDADGGAPPGPGHPKELLTKPWRPLTRKLRVPAAVISPYRLLVLIRLVALAFFLMWRIKHQNQDAIWLWGMSIVCELWFAFSWVLDQLPKLCPISRATDLSVLKEKFEMPTPNNPTGKSDLPGIDIFVSTADPEKEPVLVTANTILSILAADYPVEKLACYVSDDGGALLTFEAMAEAASFANLWVPFCRKHDIEPRNPDSYFNLKRDPFKNKVKPNFVKDRRRIKREYDEFKVRVNGLPDAIRRRSDAYHAREEIQAMNLQREKMKAGGDEPFEPVKIPKATWMADGTHWPGTWLQPSQDHARGDHAGIIQVMLKPPSDMPMYGNINEKSPLDFAGVDTRLPMLVYVSREKRPGYDHNKKAGAMNALVRASAIMSNGPFILNLDCDHYVYNSKALREGMCFMMDRGGDRLCYVQFPQRFEGIDPSDRYANHNTVFFDINMRALDGLQGPVYVGTGCLFRRIALYGFDPPRSKDHSPRFCSCCLPRRRKASASNANPEETMALRMGDFDGDSMNLATFPKKFGNSSFLIDSIPVAEFQGRPLADHPSVKNGRPPGALTILRDVLDASIVAEAISVISCWYEEKTEWGIRVGWIYGSVTEDVVTGYRMHNRGWKSVYCVTQRDAFRGTAPINLTDRLHQVLRWATGSVEIFFSRNNALFASSKMKVLQRIAYLNVGIYPFTSIFLIVYCFLPALSLFSGQFIVQTLNVTFLTYLLIITITLCLLAMLEIKWSGIALEEWWRNEQFWLIGGTSAHLAAVLQGLLKVIAGIEISFTLTSKQVGDDVEDEFAELYIVKWTSLMIPPLTIIMINLVAIAVGFSRTIYSTIPQWSKLLGGVFFSFWVLAHLYPFAKGLMGRRGRTPTIVYVWSGLVSITISLLWIAIKPPSQAANSQFGGSFSFP